A window of Ictalurus furcatus strain D&B chromosome 18, Billie_1.0, whole genome shotgun sequence contains these coding sequences:
- the LOC128622720 gene encoding V-set and immunoglobulin domain-containing protein 10-like 2 — translation MDQVIEVIFYFGVLCLAVPVSKPTMLLSDSSPVEGTSVLMRCIVEKGTEPINYTWEQESQTGLITTLAKENSSVVSVSRVSRNHTGWFRCLARNEVNQQHSDRIWLNVLFGPDLPQIDVTAYSVTNHGYTALENGTISLMCRASSNPPSQYVWFYNNSQVYIGPKLTITKILRMQAGYYACLAQNANLNTRSKKTVTLIVYYPPDGAPSCSIFPINNYTDLGLVCSWVGGYPPPSLNWSPFVNGDDQQGPANITRIQPGSETSNNSVFTCYGTHVTLNVPQSCSTRTSFNKLRFSGLPSGEPQCFAYVTRNNEYLMLSCTWEGGVPRALLWWASSSGDMQGTSEENSNILVLRSSANYSGKAFICHAKHPLAKESKQCVLKLEAPVLMTQRSMVSVYEGNDVQLTCILSKNYPAVTEITWYNNVKQNVGETPNKYILQQAAAWFNLTVRETDSMVDSGQYWCSATNAVGGAEIPISLVVKRYPMPPNVTISKITYSSQQRTDVMLEWLVQRDGDLTGFFIERQRLPVGKTDVVPLWQKVVVDLDPSTRSYQITNLDPSGKYAFRVTAVNQRTTGHPSEIKSPGEICMYLLFSLTVHQPAIFQNAPFPPKVLNPPFVNPSKTKTKSSFHDTQFTLLLCLPANPPFKAYPAVIGAAIGGMLLATLCTVLLFIYMLRNRNNHPRIHSLIFGKQNNQSRENINVPEDEVVAGAEGEGHTEETNSPNTNSNN, via the exons ATGCGCTGTATTGTGGAAAAGGGCACAGAACCTATTAACTACACATGGGAGCAGGAGAGCCAGACTGGGCTGATCACAACactggccaaggaaaacagcagtgTGGTCAGTGTTTCTCGGGTCTCCCGTAATCACACTGGCTGGTTCAGATGCCTGGCCAGGAATGAGGTCAATCAGCAGCACAGTGACCGTATCTGGTTAAATGTCTTAT TTGGTCCAGACTTGCCTCAGATAGACGTCACAGCCTACTCAGTAACAAATCATGGATACACAGCTCTGGAAAATGGAACCATCTCCCTCATGTGTCGAGCCTCCTCTAATCCTCCTAGCCAGTACGTCTGGTTCTACAACAACTCCCAGGTCTACATTGGACCAAAACTTACCATCACCAAGATCCTCCGTATGCAAGCAGGGTACTACGCCTGTCTGGCCCAGAATGCTAATCTCAACACCCGCTCTAAGAAAACCGTCACTCTCATTGTCTACT ATCCACCAGATGGAGCTCCATCATGTTCCATATTCCCAATAAATAACTACACTGACCTGGGTCTTGTTTGTTCCTGGGTGGGTGGATACCCACCACCGAGTCTAAACTGGAGTCCATTTGTGAATGGAGACGATCAACAGGGTCCTGCTAACATCACTCGAATTCAGCCAGGGTCAGAGACTTCTAACAACTCTGTATTCACCTGCTATGGCACACATGTCACACTAAATGTTCCCCAGAGCTGCAGCACCAGGACAT CTTTTAACAAGTTGCGTTTCTCAGGGCTGCCTTCTGGAGAACCCCAGTGTTTTGCATATGTGACTCGTAATAATGAGTACCTGATGCTTTCCTGCACCTGGGAGGGCGGTGTCCCTCGGGCTCTGCTGTGGTGGGCATCCAGTTCAGGAGACATGCAGGGAACGTCAGAGGAGAACTCTAACATCCTAGTTCTGCGATCCAGTGCCAACTACAGTGGCAAAGCCTTCATATGTCATGCCAAACATCCACTGGCTAAAGAGAGCAAGCAGTGTGTGTTAAAACTAG AGGCACCAGTATTGATGACTCAGCGCAGTATGGTTTCAGTATATGAGGGCAATGATGTCCAGCTGACCTGCATCCTGAGCAAGAATTATCCTGCAGTGACAGAAATCACCTGGTACAATAATGTAAAGCAGAACGTTGGTGAGACACCCAACAAATACATCCTTCAGCAAGCTGCTGCCTGGTTTAACCTGACCGTTAGGGAGACAGATAGCATGGTGGACAGCGGACAGTACTGGTGTTCCGCTACTAATGCAGTTGGAGGTGCAGAGATTCCCATCTCGCTCGTGGTGAAGC GGTACCCAATGCCTCCAAACGTGACCATCAGTAAGATCACATACAGCAGCCAGCAGAGGACAGATGTCATGTTGGAGTGGTTGGTCCAGAGAGATGGAGACCTCACTGGGTTCTTCATTGAGCGTCAGAGGCTCCCTGTAGGCAAGACTGATGTTGTTCCTCTTTGGCAGAAAGTGGTAGTAGATCTGGATCCAAGCACCCGCAGCTACCAGATAACCAATCTGGATCCTAGTGGGAAATATGCATTCCGTGTGACTGCTGTCAATCAACGAACCACTGGACATCCATCAGAGATCAAGAGCCCAGGTGAGATA TGCATGTACCTGTTATTTTCTCTCACAGTCCACCAGCCAGCTATTTTTCAGAATGCCCCTTTCCCTCCCAAAGTGCTCAATCCTCCATTCGTGAACCCttctaaaactaaaactaaatccAGTTTTCATGATACACAGTTTACACTGCTATTATGTCTTCCAGCAAACCCACCCTTTAAAGCTTATCCTGCTGTTATTGGAGCAGCCATTGGAGGCATGCTTCTGGCAACATTATGTACAGTCCTGCTCTTCATTTACATGCTGAGGAATCGCAACAACCATCCTC GTATCCATAGCTTGATATTTGGCAA GCAGAACAACCAGTCAAGAGAAAATATCAACGTCCCTGAGGATGAGGTGGTTGCAGGTGCAGAGGGAGAAGGACACACAGAAGAAACAAATTCCCCAAATACAAATTCCAACAACTAA